The DNA window ATATGGTCTGTCCTGTGTGTCATTTGACTGCCAGCCTGGTCTGAAGGAGGTTGTCGAGTCGTGCCGAGAGAGAAATCTCTTCTTCTCTACGGATATCGACTCTGCAATCAAAGATGCAGACCTCGTCTTCATTTCTGTAAGTGAACGTTTCACAAATGGACGTCTAGTTTATCCTGTCGAAAGTATTAGTTCCAGGACATTGGCAGGACTATGACTCATCCTGAGCCTCTCATCTAGGTGAACACCCCTACGAAGACGTATGGCATGGGGAAAGGGCGAGCGGCCGACCTGAAGTTCATCGAGGCTTGCGCACGCCGGATCGTGGAGGTGTCAGACGGCTATAAGATCGTGACCGAGAAGAGCACGGTTCCGGTCAGAGCCGCTGAGAGCATCCGGAGGATTTTTGATGCCAACACCAAGCCGAGCCTTAACCTGCAGGTAGGGCGTGTGGATGCCTGCAGGCTCATCCCCTGAGCCGTAGCAGGACGTGGTTCCTTTTTACCCAAGTCCCAACTCGCTGATAAAAGCGGAAAATGTGACAGTGAGCAAACACAGTCACTGCGACTTCGTAAGCCGGATCAGGCGGGCAGGTGTGTAGGGAAGCAGTTTCGTGTGTCTGGACATTTTGCGGAATGCGTGACCTTTACCTATttcttgtttgtgtgtgttgatGAGCCTCGTCTTGCCTACACTGTCAAAGAAACAGGCTAATCAGCTTTTAGTCTGCTGGTATGAAGTACCAAATGGAGAAAACAGTCATCAATGGATTCTTTGAGGAGAATGGCGTCACGATTCCATATCCTGGTCTTTCATAGGTCCTATCTAACCCAGAGTTCCTGGCCGAGGGTACGGCGGTGCGGGACCTGAAGGAACCGGACCGGGTTCTGATTGGCGGGGACGAGACACCGGAGGGGCAGCGTGCCATTCGGGCCTTGAGTGCGGTGTACGAGCGTTGGGTCCCCAAATCTCGCATCATCACCACCAACACGTGGTCCTCGGAGCTGTCTAAACTGGTGAGTCCATCACTGGTGCCAGCTGGTCATGTCCCTCCGCTTTGACTGTGCATCTCGTTTGATGCCACTGTGTCTGACGTCACCCGGTCACCCATCAGGCTGCGAATGCCTTCCTGGCTCAGCGAATCAGCAGCATCAACTCCATCAGCGCCCTGTGCGAGGCCACGGGTGCCGACGTGGAGGAGGTGGCACGTGCCATCGGCATGGATCAGCGCATCGGGAACAAGTTCCTCAAGGCCAGCGTGGGTGAGGCTCAACCTTCAGACTCTACCCTTTAGGCTCCCGCGCCAGTGTCTCTGAAGCCTATCTGATGTTTGTCGGATCTGTTTGTCCATgacgcctcccccccccccgccccaggtTTTGGTGGCAGCTGTTTCCAGAAGGACGTTCTCAACCTGGTGTATCTCTGTGAGGCGCTCAACCTTCCAGAGGTGGCTTCTTACTGGCAGCAGGTACTGGGACTGGCTCAGTAGACACtgggggcctgtatcacaaagccagattctttgcttagctggataacttggtGGATTTAAGGTATCCCAATTTAAATAGACTTTAATTTTGTTCGCTTACATTTAGCTCAgattaccttaaatctgacaaattttCCAGCtcagcaagaaatcctgcttcaggATATGGGCCCCAGCGCCGGCTGTCTTAATCGTACTGCACCGAGTCAGTGTTTTGTACTGTTTTGTATTGTTGTGTGTTGTTGTGTTATTAATATCCAGTATCTATTGTTTAGTGGTAATTGTGCAACTGTTCTTTGTTGCAGCTGTGTAATATTCTTTAGAAATGTAATTTTGTTTAATCTGTTTGAGGTGACAGCAAGGTGACCTGAGTTTACAGGCAGCAGTTTCCAGTATAACTGGATCTTATACCATTATATGGATTTTAAGTTTTGAAttagtcaaaagtttttgcacgtCACAGGTTTTTACTACTCTCccatttattttataaactgtagatttttctttttcttgttaactataaattaaaatataaatcaaaataagtttcctttataacatggaatagtatgtaacagtgcatgcctgacatcctattaactgctAGAGGATGTTACTTTGAATCAAAggtatgacattttcttgctaataaaggtactcaattggtgaacatactgtaaatttgttagcaaagaatattaagtgcatttttagtaaatgttaagtgagtaacatgcaagcgtagaaaatctcagtgtgcaaaaacttttgactggtagtgtaaaTCCTACCCGGTCTCACGCCTTCCGGTGCCGGTCTCAGGTGATCGATATGAACGAGTATCAGAGACGCAGATTCGCCTGTCGGATCATCGACTGCTTGTTCAACACCGTTACCGGGAAGAAGATTGCCCTCCTAGGCTTCTCCTTCAAGAAGGACACAGGCGATACGCGGTACGCCCTCCTCTGTCACGCTCCATCTTCCTGTCTCATTCATGCTCTTCTTGATGGATTCTAGAACAGTCCAGTGTCCACACAGTGGCCTTTTCCCCCAGTTCAGCAAACAGAATGTGGTGTTTGATGTTAATTTAACTTTTCTGTTGCTGGTTTTACTGTCCTGCAAACTTTCTCTTTTGGGCTTTTCTCACAAACTGAGTTTGACTTTGACTCTGTAGAGCCTGCCTTCTTACAGTGGGATGCAGGTACAGATTATCTAAGGTTATAAGAGGGCTTTGCTGACCTCCTATCCAGGGAGTCGTCGAGTATCTACATCTCCAAGTACCTGATGGATGAGGGAGCCAAGCTACACATCTTTGACCCCAAGGTGCTTAAGGAGCAGATCATTCAGGACCTCTCCCACCCCAGCATTTCAGAGGATAACCCAGAACGAGGTGCGTGGTTAACAGGACGCCGGCACCCCTTGTCACCATATGGAGAGTGGCTGAAACGTTTTCGATTGGTTAAACCATCGTGCTAACAGTGCCTGGTTTTGTGCAGTGTCTGACCTGGTGACAGTAACCAGCGGCCCTTATGACGCATGCAAAGGAGCCCACGCCCTGGTCATCTGCACGGAATGGGATATGTTCAAGGTGCCGTCCTCTCCCCGTGCTGAAGTCAAGCTACCCTCAGCCAGCACCACTAAAATAATACCAGTATACTCTCAACAAAACAATTATTCACTGATGGCACTTTTCTACTGCTGGCAAGAACCGAGCCATAACCACAAACTGGCGCTTTTCCATTGTGAACTGTCtgagccgtacccgagccgtacccaCACTGA is part of the Paramormyrops kingsleyae isolate MSU_618 chromosome 25, PKINGS_0.4, whole genome shotgun sequence genome and encodes:
- the ugdh gene encoding UDP-glucose 6-dehydrogenase is translated as MFEIKRICCIGAGYVGGPTCSVIAHMCPEIRVTVVDVNESRIKAWNSDTLPIYEPGLKEVVESCRERNLFFSTDIDSAIKDADLVFISVNTPTKTYGMGKGRAADLKFIEACARRIVEVSDGYKIVTEKSTVPVRAAESIRRIFDANTKPSLNLQVLSNPEFLAEGTAVRDLKEPDRVLIGGDETPEGQRAIRALSAVYERWVPKSRIITTNTWSSELSKLAANAFLAQRISSINSISALCEATGADVEEVARAIGMDQRIGNKFLKASVGFGGSCFQKDVLNLVYLCEALNLPEVASYWQQVIDMNEYQRRRFACRIIDCLFNTVTGKKIALLGFSFKKDTGDTRESSSIYISKYLMDEGAKLHIFDPKVLKEQIIQDLSHPSISEDNPERVSDLVTVTSGPYDACKGAHALVICTEWDMFKELDYEKIYAQMLKPAFIFDGRRVLDHLHAKLQNIGFQIETIGKKVTTARIPFTPPAGIPRILLNKPPAKKAKI